One stretch of Paenibacillus sp. AN1007 DNA includes these proteins:
- a CDS encoding mismatch-specific DNA-glycosylase: protein MIPDHLDTGLSILFIGFNPSITSGETGHHYAYKGNRFWRILERSGLTPRLYDTTEDGELLKLGYGFTNIVARPTKGIEDITKEEYAEGREILRKKLETYRPDIACFVGKGVYTQYSKRSKVQWGFQDDPVVKEIQEFVAPSSSGLVRMSMDEIVAIYAQLADFVAEKNGGQ, encoded by the coding sequence ATGATCCCGGATCATCTGGATACCGGTCTATCGATTTTATTTATCGGCTTTAACCCAAGCATTACCTCGGGGGAGACTGGCCACCATTATGCATATAAAGGCAATCGTTTCTGGCGTATTCTGGAACGTTCCGGGCTGACCCCGCGCCTGTACGATACCACAGAGGACGGAGAACTGCTGAAGCTGGGATATGGCTTCACCAATATCGTAGCCCGCCCAACGAAAGGCATAGAGGATATTACGAAGGAAGAGTATGCGGAAGGACGCGAGATTTTACGCAAAAAGCTGGAGACTTACCGCCCGGATATTGCCTGTTTTGTCGGCAAAGGGGTATACACCCAGTACAGCAAACGGTCCAAAGTGCAGTGGGGATTCCAGGATGACCCGGTTGTGAAAGAGATTCAGGAGTTCGTTGCGCCTTCGTCCAGTGGACTTGTACGCATGTCGATGGATGAAATTGTGGCAATCTATGCCCAGCTTGCGGATTTTGTGGCGGAGAAGAACGGTGGACAATGA
- a CDS encoding AEC family transporter → MIADIMLEVVLPVFLLIAVGSWMQKVFKLDLYTLAKINFYCITPAAVFMSMYHSNMSGELLGTVTLFYAIYVLILYIIGSVVSRSFRMNKGMKAAFNNSIMLDNAGNYGLPINALVFRGDPLASSIQALVMSLQSLLTFTYGVLSIQGAKLKGNYRAVIIGFLKMPVPYALLLGILFQAWKLPLPTFLSMPLTYAQQSMVAVALLTLGAQIVKYPIRLYRLDVYISTFIRLLIGPAIGISIVLLLGMEGIAAQALIIASGMPTGVNSSILAEEYDNEPDFAAQTVLISTLLNIITITALISYAKTF, encoded by the coding sequence ATGATTGCAGACATCATGTTAGAAGTCGTCCTGCCCGTCTTTCTCCTGATTGCTGTCGGGTCCTGGATGCAAAAGGTGTTCAAGCTGGACTTGTACACTCTCGCCAAGATCAATTTCTATTGTATTACCCCCGCAGCCGTCTTTATGAGCATGTATCACTCCAATATGTCCGGTGAACTGCTTGGCACGGTTACGCTTTTTTACGCGATCTATGTACTTATTCTCTATATTATCGGCTCTGTGGTTTCCCGCTCATTCCGCATGAACAAAGGCATGAAAGCTGCCTTCAACAACAGCATCATGCTGGATAACGCAGGCAACTACGGTCTGCCGATTAACGCACTGGTATTCCGGGGTGACCCGCTCGCCTCTTCCATTCAGGCACTGGTCATGTCCCTGCAGTCTTTGCTTACTTTCACCTATGGTGTATTGTCGATCCAAGGTGCGAAGCTAAAGGGCAACTACCGTGCAGTCATTATCGGTTTTCTGAAAATGCCTGTACCGTATGCATTGCTGTTAGGCATTTTGTTTCAGGCGTGGAAGCTGCCTTTGCCTACATTTCTGTCCATGCCACTCACCTATGCACAGCAAAGTATGGTTGCCGTTGCACTGCTGACACTCGGGGCACAAATTGTGAAATATCCGATTCGATTATATCGTCTTGATGTGTATATTAGCACATTTATACGCCTGCTGATTGGTCCGGCAATCGGCATCAGCATCGTGCTGCTGCTCGGAATGGAAGGCATTGCCGCTCAGGCACTCATCATCGCATCCGGTATGCCTACCGGGGTCAACTCATCCATTCTTGCCGAGGAATATGATAACGAACCTGATTTTGCAGCCCAGACGGTGCTGATCTCAACACTTCTTAACATTATTACGATTACGGCCCTGATTTCGTATGCCAAAACGTTCTAA
- a CDS encoding WXG100 family type VII secretion target — MTRIVVPPERLQDISRQFAQASDQSRTMIGHLSRQIASLQSQWSGITQERFFQSFQTAHRQMESFSQSVSNIGTELQGIAARFAQVDQSQGSGLKTTASTLQADSNGGTTLSNMFDTGRDAWGKLNGIRGNLGFAGTAMYATLATSMVLTKTVHFKRDPRNAARAKIHNAPWVKGKGNSVLSQMARKLDKQFRNPGLLMRGLKGFDQLAGKLKMGKLGLGFNKANSFKEWTRNVIGGVDKGKYGIKISQIPKMIGKKLFPINVGLNIFDEGVKTVSKWKDGSLTKTDLAVSASNVVIKSAASGIGAFALGSLGALAGPPGAAIGAYMGGTIGAWAGKHIAGAAEKGIRWVSKLFK; from the coding sequence GTGACTCGAATTGTTGTTCCTCCTGAACGTCTTCAGGATATCTCTAGACAATTTGCTCAAGCTTCAGATCAAAGCCGTACCATGATTGGACATCTGAGCAGGCAGATTGCTTCTCTTCAGAGTCAGTGGTCCGGAATTACGCAGGAGCGTTTCTTTCAATCCTTTCAGACCGCTCATCGTCAAATGGAAAGCTTTTCTCAATCTGTATCCAATATCGGAACAGAACTGCAGGGAATTGCTGCACGTTTTGCACAAGTAGATCAGTCACAGGGATCCGGTTTAAAGACAACAGCAAGTACTTTGCAAGCTGATTCCAATGGAGGTACAACCCTTTCCAATATGTTCGACACTGGTAGGGATGCCTGGGGGAAACTAAATGGCATACGAGGCAATCTGGGATTTGCCGGAACAGCAATGTATGCCACACTGGCGACGTCCATGGTTCTCACCAAGACGGTACATTTCAAGCGCGATCCCCGTAATGCTGCCCGTGCCAAAATTCATAATGCTCCTTGGGTGAAAGGCAAGGGGAACTCGGTCCTTAGCCAAATGGCTCGTAAACTGGATAAGCAATTTCGAAATCCTGGTCTATTAATGAGAGGTTTAAAAGGATTTGATCAACTCGCGGGTAAGTTGAAAATGGGAAAACTAGGACTTGGGTTCAACAAAGCTAACAGCTTTAAGGAATGGACACGTAATGTTATTGGCGGTGTAGATAAAGGTAAGTACGGTATTAAAATATCCCAAATTCCTAAAATGATCGGAAAGAAACTGTTTCCTATCAACGTTGGACTTAATATATTTGATGAAGGAGTAAAGACTGTCTCCAAATGGAAAGACGGCAGTCTAACCAAAACAGACCTTGCTGTATCGGCATCTAATGTTGTCATTAAATCCGCTGCCTCCGGTATTGGCGCTTTTGCACTTGGCAGTCTTGGAGCATTAGCAGGTCCGCCTGGTGCAGCAATTGGAGCGTATATGGGAGGAACTATTGGTGCATGGGCCGGTAAACATATTGCGGGAGCTGCAGAAAAGGGCATCCGATGGGTGAGCAAGTTATTCAAGTGA
- a CDS encoding STM3941 family protein — protein MELITYRRSIVFYKAITSLLFVLLGIFMIAVVEKGTLGWFQPIYYVTMFVLSVWFFGPLFFKFTYFLMTKPLLLSYDQYHVFLRNRKSIPWSSIKKIEIIGSTTNKLAQPVPDMYRLTLLNRSQIDISTHFLLTNKELTDGFKTLQTAWSQNKHRKNEGE, from the coding sequence ATGGAGCTTATTACATATCGTCGATCCATCGTGTTCTACAAGGCAATCACTTCGTTACTCTTCGTACTCTTGGGAATTTTCATGATTGCAGTTGTTGAAAAGGGTACTCTCGGCTGGTTCCAACCCATATATTATGTAACCATGTTTGTATTATCTGTGTGGTTTTTTGGACCCTTATTTTTTAAGTTCACTTACTTTTTAATGACCAAACCGTTACTCCTTTCTTATGATCAGTACCATGTTTTTCTTAGAAATCGTAAGTCAATTCCATGGTCAAGTATTAAGAAAATTGAAATCATCGGGAGTACAACCAACAAATTAGCGCAACCTGTTCCTGATATGTATCGCTTAACACTCTTGAATAGGTCTCAAATTGATATTTCCACTCACTTTTTATTGACAAATAAGGAACTGACAGATGGGTTTAAAACCTTACAAACAGCTTGGTCTCAAAATAAACATCGCAAGAATGAAGGAGAGTGA
- a CDS encoding GNAT family N-acetyltransferase: protein MFKSVENELEFAMFNGIWTTVWTEKGFELEFSEEFLERYVVVTEEGHYVGSIEIKPYGEESLMNEIGPFLEHPLIQAEMGNIAEIDKLAILSTFRGRYVTDLLSAIVHYAEMKQISYYAMLLEPVLMRALRISYHVPVQKIGGRVFYKGEDVIPAIVNAREVYTHKERFPWLVPSEKAATKTSI from the coding sequence ATGTTTAAAAGTGTTGAGAATGAATTGGAATTTGCCATGTTCAACGGAATATGGACAACGGTCTGGACCGAGAAAGGATTTGAGCTTGAGTTCTCCGAGGAATTTCTGGAAAGGTATGTGGTGGTTACCGAGGAAGGTCACTATGTAGGTTCGATTGAAATCAAACCATACGGCGAAGAAAGCCTGATGAACGAAATTGGGCCATTTCTGGAACATCCCTTGATTCAGGCGGAAATGGGTAACATTGCAGAGATCGATAAACTGGCCATTTTGTCGACCTTTCGGGGGCGATATGTCACAGATTTATTATCTGCGATTGTGCATTATGCAGAGATGAAGCAGATCAGTTATTATGCCATGTTACTGGAGCCTGTGTTAATGAGAGCCTTGCGAATCTCTTATCATGTGCCGGTTCAGAAAATCGGGGGAAGAGTATTTTATAAGGGGGAGGATGTGATTCCGGCTATTGTGAATGCCCGGGAAGTGTACACGCATAAGGAACGGTTTCCGTGGCTTGTACCATCAGAGAAGGCTGCAACCAAAACTTCAATTTAA